Part of the Vitis vinifera cultivar Pinot Noir 40024 chromosome 13, ASM3070453v1 genome is shown below.
AAGTTTACTCAATAATCAAAAAGGAAAACCATCAATTATGATTGAGCCCAATAACATACCACCATACTTATGTTAGGAATTAAATTTGCATCTGCATTGTTTTTTCCCCCTCCTACATGTAGAAATGAAGTTTCTGTTAATTATAGAAGTGAACCCTATATTTGGACCAATAAAAAAGACGGTTCTACATCTGTGGTTAGTCAAGCATACTTGGGTGAAGGAAAGAGGAGTGATCTCCCTCTCAACATCCAGAGTGGGCAAAACACAATCcaatataaattcatattttccaATGAAGTCATGTTGTTGAATGTTAGAGATGTAGGCAAACCTGAGCCAAACTTCCTCCTTTCTCCTTTAAGCAACTTTGTCCTAGGATAGGAAAATTGATCTGGATTTCAAGCATTGGGTGTCACATGTAATCCTTCCTTTAGCAAAAAGGACCAAAGCTCACGACAACTTAAGATCAATAACACTTGTAGAAACTTTCAGAAAAAAAGCTTACTTCAAGTTAGAGGACAGGCAGCATGATTTCATCATCTGTAAAGGCCTAGTGGACCAGTGCTACTCAGAAACATGTGCATCAAGCTTCTTAAAATTGAACCCAAACTGAAGCTACCATGGGGCCAAACCCCCCTTCCAGAAATTATAGGACCTAAACATGCAAGGATCAACCTTGACAGCGAAtgtaaaaatggaaaagaaaagaaaaaataatgaacaaacgtaaaaaaagaaataacaaaaataaaaataatggagaGAGATGAGGTTTTGGAGAGACAAGGAGGCTAGGGATTCCTTTCTCCTGATTTCAAGAGAAGTGAGAGATGTAGGAAGAAGACACTCTTCATCCAAGAAGGAAACCACACCTGGAAAGACATCCTCAATAATCAATTTGGAAAGAGAGGTGAGGGTGTGGAGGCCCCACTCAGATATGGGCGTTTTTAGAGTCTCACATGTTTCTTGAGATACTACACTTCAAATCCAAAGTTAACCAGAAGGTTTTTGTTCCTACCTACCCCAATCTTCTTTAGATCAAACTGAAACtaagataaaattattaataaccTGAACATAAATTGACCTTCAAATTAGTTAACTGTGACCTTATCAATGTAGTATATCCGAATAATGGAGTTCTGTTAATTTGAGATACCATGCCAGTCTCACAAATCTAAATAAGtaattatgtaattaaaaagAGTGAATAAAATTGAGAACTAACAAAAGATAACCCATAAAAAATTGTGGCACGAAACTATATTTGTTTTGCTTCAGAACAGTCATAAGCTGTGGTTGGGACTGTAGAGTCAGAGTAAATCATGCTGCAAAAAAATTACAGGATGCCAActttctctttatatatatatatatatatatatatatagtgtgaAGCAAATGATGAGAGCAGGAGGATGAACAAAATGCACTGGTGATAGAAATACTTAGCATGAAAAATGAAGTTGATCAGCTTAcacaagaacaaaaagaaaatatttcatcCAAAGGAGAAGTAACAAATATACCAGTATGTGAACAGGCTGcaattatgtttattaatttcttcattttaatCTACAcaaattttttccctttctacATTTTGATATTGGGTCAATGAAGTTGGAAGAGAGCTAAATTGGTAGATATAACTAATTGCTTACTTTCAGTTCTTAATTAGGGAATGGAACATCTCTCATTTTTTCTTCACCCTATGTACCTGCCTCATCCCTGTCAAAGCAGGACCCATGTGAATGTACTTCAATCATTCAAAAAGGTTTCTGTcttcattaaaaagaaaattgtttcatTTGTCAAAGTTTCAGTTTATTTTTTCTCTACTAAGCTACTCAAATATTGGAATAGCAATTCACATCTAGATATCCATATCTAAGTCCACTAAATATAATAGCAtgcataaaaagaaataatttttttttatataattttactaATTCCAAACCAAATCCAAGACAATggtgttaaaaattaaaaagttaaaaatatcatttaaaagaaagaaaaaaaaaaagacataggAAAGAGGATGAATTTGGTAACTCAATGGCATGGTGCCTTTGATCCAAATTGATTGTCCCCGGAGAAAATGAGGTTGATGTTGTACACACAATAAAGCTATCCCTAAGTATAATAAAAGTAAGGAAAGGATAGGAAAATGGTAGTAATAGTGTACCTGCAAGGATTCGGGGTTGAATGGCTTTCTGCTTCTGTTTCTTTTCTAGTACCCACAAAATGCATTTCTATTTCTAGTTATTATACTTCAATGCATATATTCCCCATCTATCTGAAAGCAGGGGATACTTTTCGCATCAATGATCTGAATCATCATTGATCTGAATAGACCACAAACTTATTATTGAAATGCATTTGATTCCACCtgcattttttccttcttcctacatagagaataatttttttaaaatgaagcATATCAGCTAACAAGTCAGAGCAACCTGTAAtatttacttcaaaaaataaaaataaaaataaaaatgcaacaAAACAATGATCTACCTTTGCAATTGAGAACATACAACCAAATGTGAATAGGAACTGGTTATGTTTAAGAAACCTTAGATTTCATGcatgccattttttttccttctagttCCCACTTGTAAACAAGAAATTTTTGTAACTGGCTAACATTAAAACTGATATTGGGTCAAAGAAAATGGGAGGGCATACCTAATCCAAAATAAGGAGGGACTATGGAGAAGTGGTCTTTGCTTACATCTTCTTGATTATGGAAAATAGAATTCTTAGAAAATCGCATTAATAATTAGAAGTCCACACCTGATGGAAACTAAGGATGGGACAGGGTTGAATGGTCTTTGATCCCATGCTTCAGCATACATATATGAAGTTCAATCTCAAGTTGTGATAGTTAATCAACAAAATTCGGAATCTACATCCATGCAGGGGACTTGAGCAATGTGGGGCCAGAATTCCTCTCTCCTTTAAGCGCCTGTCTTTTAGAACCTGTGATAAGCCTTAGCATCGTTGGCAGCCTTCTAAGGACTGAAATCAGGAAATCAACCTATGTATAGGCACCTTCCTTGAGATACTATAGTTCAAATCCAAAGTCAACCAGAAGGTTTTCACTCCTGCCTACTCCAATCTTCTTAAGATCAAACTGAAACCAAGAGATAACtattaataatcttaatataAATTGACCTCTAAATTAATTGTCACCTTATCAATGAAGTATATGTAAACAATGAACATCTAATACTTTGATATATCGTGCCAGTCTCAGGGATCTAAATAAGTAATTGTGTAATCGAAAAGAGTAAATGCAATTGGGAACTAACGAAAGATATCTCATCAAAGATTGAGACATGAAGTTGCATTTGTTTTTCTGCAGAACAATTCATAATCAAAGATTAAGACATGAAGCTGCATTTGTTTCGCTGCAGAACAATTCATAAGCTGTGGTTGGGCCTTATATATGTAAAATCAGAGTAAATCATGCtgcaaaaaatgaaagaatgcCCCAactgcatatatatataatgcaaaGGAGTCGCTCAACAAAAGATTTCCAAGAAACAATGAAGCCACTAACCTAAGAAGCCACCTCCTGGATGCGTTTAGATATTCAACAACAGTCCAGTAATTAATTCACAAGCAGTTAAGTCAGTGGTATTAAAATTGCATTAAAATAAAAGCAAACATAATGCCTCCACCTACAAGTTTCAGCCTCAATATCTATTCTCTAACTATCCGAATGCTGGGGATGTGGGCGATGTTGGGCCAATATTCTTCTTTCTCCTTTGAGCACCTTTCTTTTAGTATAGGAGAATTCTGGATTTGAAGTCTTTCGAGTGTTGCAGGCATCAATGACCAAAGAGAGGTGAGGGTGTGGAGGAGGCCCCACTCAGATATGCCCGTTTTCAGATTCTTACAGTCATCAATCTTAAGTGATGTCAGGTTTGGGGCTATAAACCCTCtccaaaaaatttcaagcaactatttaaaaataattaatattttttatttagaggGTACTATATTTGATACTAATTATTACCTTTAATCAACGAGATACTCTCCCTATCGTATTCTCTACACACATCCTTCTCTCAGCCCTTTTTAACTTATacgaatattttaaaaaataattcctaaaaaatgatacttttaaaaaaaaaattcttaaaatatggtAATCACAAAACTATTGATAAATTTACAGCATTTTTTATCACTTTGAAAGGTGTTTATTAAAGAAACGTCtcccatatttttcatatcaataatacatgttaaaaaaaaaaaaattaaatttatactaaatgtgtctttttaaaaaaaaattaaatttatagtaaaggtgtctcttcaagatacACATTCCATaattccataaaattaaatttatggtagAAGTATTTATTCAAAAGAcatttttccataatttttttattaatcatacacattaaaaaaattaaatttatattaaaaatgtctcttAAAGGAAAAcctttcaatataaatttaattttatgaaattattgaaggtgtctctttaaTATAAATAGAGAACAAGCAAAAACTTGGGATACgataaattttgagaaaatacaaATGTTCAAACTTCCAAATAGGAGAAAGAAAATCTTGCAAAAACATGGGCTGCAATTGTCCAGAAAAAATAAGCTTcaaatttctttctttgattttcctTGAGGGATCAACTGGGAGAGAAGTCATCATCTGAGTTGGACTCTGTTTGGAGAGCCATCAACTGGGAAAGAAGTCATCATATGGCACATGTTGAAGCCCATCCATTTTAAATATGGCCATGAAGCTTCAACCACCAATAAACCCTACTTCATGACTTCAATGAAGTTATAATTAGAAAGCAATTGTGTTGACGGTGGAAATTACAGCCTACACAGTAGAAAAAACCTATCAAGTTTAGTACTCCATAATCAAAAAGGGAAACCATCAACTATGATTGAGGTCAATAACATACCACAATATGAATAGGCCAAACTTTCTACTACTGCTTTAAGCACCTGTGTCTTAGATTTCAAGCATTTTTTGTAACTTGCAGAAACTTTCAGTAAAAACCGAGGAACAAGAAGCATAAATTCATGATCTGTAAAGGCCAAACAAGAAGCATTGTTTCTCATAAGGTCATGATGCTTAATATCGAAGATGTAGGCAATGCTAAGACAAAGATCCAATTGAGGCCTCCTCAGATGAGACAGGCTGGAGAATTtcagaagtaaaaaaaatactcaATATTATCAAAACTGCAAACCTATATTTCAATAATATCAAAGGTAGAAACTTGTAAAAGTAGTTGTGTAAATGAAAAGAGTAAATGAAATTGGGAACTAGCAAAACATATCCCATCAAAGATTGGGCCATGAAACTGCATTTGTTTTGCTGCAGGACAATTCATAAGCTGTGGTTTGGGCTGTATAAATGTAGAGTCACATTAAATCATGTTGCAAGAAATGATAGAATATCAACtgtttctttatatataaatttactaCTTGGGGAGCAAATCCAAGACGAtggatttaaaaattggaaagtAAAAAATGTCATTTAAAAGAAAGAAGACAAAGGAAAGAAGGTGTATTTGGCAACTCAATGGCCTTTGAGCCAAATTGATGGTCCCCAGAGAAAAAGAGATTGATGTTGTACACACAATCAAGCCATCCCTAAATATAAGTAAAGTAAGGGAAGGATAGGAAAATGGTAGTGATTTTGTACCTGTGAGGAAGGGGGGGTTGAATGGCTTTCTGcttctgtttcttttcctcaacCCACAAAATTAGTGCATTTCAATCTCCAAGTATTACACTTCAATTAATGGATATATTCCCCATCCAATTTAATGCAGGGGATGTGGGCGATGTTGGACCAATATTCTCCTTTGTCCTTTAAGAACCTTTCTTTTAGTATAGGACAATTCCTGATTTCAAGTCTTCCAAGTGTCGCAGGCAGCAGCCCTAAAGAGCAGAGTTTACGACAGTATGAGATATGTAGGGACTGAAGAGAGATGAGGTTTTGGAGCGCCAGGGAGGCTAGGGATCTCATTCTACTGATATCAAGATTAGTGAGAGATGTAGGAAGAAGGCATTCTTCATTCGAAAAGGAAACCATAGGAAGATACATGTTCCAAATGGTCAACCGCGAAAGAGAGGTGAGGGCGTGGAGGCCCCACTCAGATATGGGCGTTTTCAGATTCTTACAGTCACCAATCTCAAGTGATGTCAGGTTGGGGGCCAAACCCTCTTCTGGAAAGGACTCCACCCTTGGACATTGATATATTTTCAACTGTTGAAGAGATTTGAGGTTTCTCATTTGCTGTGGCAGGGATTTCAGATTCTCACATCTCCCAATTTCAAGTCGTGTGAGGTTGGGGGTGGTCAAGCCTCTTGCTGGAAAGCACTCCAGGCCTTCGCAATCAACTATATAGAGCACCTTGAGGCTATTAAGGCATTTTGGTAGGGTTCTTAGATTTGGACAACCCTGAAGCTCTAAATATTCAAGATCTGTATTGCTGGGCCACATTTTCTCTGACATTGACTTCAAGTTTCTACATCCCCAAATCTCAAGGTGCTTGAGGGTAGAAGGTAACTCCCCTACTGGAATGGTCAACTTTTCAAGACAAGTGTTGGTGCTGAGGGTGGAATTTCGGTGAATCATTCCCTCTGGTAGAGACTCTACCTTTTCACAATGGCCAATAAATAATTCCTTGAGCGTGGTGGGAAGCTTATCATGTGGAAAGCAAATGAGAGATGGACACTTTTCTATCCTCAAGTGTTCAAGGGCACATGAGTTGTAGTTATGAGGTAGCCATTTTAGACCTTCACAATTGTACACCTCAAGGAATCTTAGCTTTGGAGGCAAACTCATTTCTGGAAATGACTCCAGTTTGGGGCATCCAATTATTTCCAGATTCTCCAGAGACATGAGACTTTGCAATTCATTTGGTAGCTTCTCCAGTTTAGCACACTGTTGTACCACCAAACTTTTAAGATTGCAAGCCAGCCCTTGCTCCTCCCACAAACATGTCAGGCCACCACAATCCCCTATCACCAATCTTTCCAAGGCTACCAAGGATCCTGTTAATCCAATCCTTAGACAATTCAATCTTGATATCTTTTTGAGCTCTAGAGTAGCGAGGGACCTAAGATCAACCTCATCACCTCTCAACATCGCCTCATCACATTCttgtaaatttaattcatgGAGAGATGCAAGTTTCGGAAGTCCACACACCAATTCTGGACATTCTGACACGTCAAGCTTCACCAGGGACCGCAGACATTTCGGTAATTCCCCAATCAGCTTTggacatttttttattacaaaccTTTTAAGGCAAGGAAATGCTCCTACATCTTCCTTAATCGAATTAGAATGAGACCAACTTTCCCATTTTGGCATATCCTCAAACCTCAATTCCTTCAAAGATGCAAAAGGATTCATACACTCTCCATAAAACTCAGCCCCAATGCTTTTAACCTTGCCCATACCTTGAATACACAAAACTTCAAGCAACGATAGTCCACCTAGAGATGGTACTGACATGcattttttgcaaattttgagaGTTAGTTCCACCATTTTTGAGGAGACATCCCCAATCCAACTTGGAAATTTTGATCCACCATAGAATGCAATTGTGAgcttttccaaatttttatgaGGTTGTAAGGACTCCAAGACATGCAATTCATCCACATCATTTCGTGAATCCCAACAATCATTAGTCCAATTCATTATTAGctcttcaattttttgtttatcttttaaatttgcATCTCTTGCATCTTTAACACTCATTATCTCATGCAACCCAAAAATAGAAAGCACTCCTTGGAGATTGGAACAATTCTTCAATTCTCCTATTCCTGACCCTCCGGTTTTGCTCACAATAAACCTTGGCAATATTTGCAAATTTGTAAGGTTGCCTATTTGGAAAGGTATTTCTTTTAGTTTACTTGCACCGGTGATAACAAAATGTCGAAGGTTTATTAGCATTCCAATCCCCATAGGCAATCGAGTAAGTTCACCACAATCACATAATATCAATGTTTGCAAATTATAAAGACAACCCATCGAATCTGGCAGCCTTTTTATTGaacaattagaaaaattaagatATCGTAGGTGTTTATTCTCACCAAATGAATCCGGCAGCTCACTTATATAATAGCCCGCCAAAGATAGTACTCGTAAGCATCTCATTCCCATTAGAAGGCCATGTAACACTTTCATAGCTATATAGCTCCTCTCCcaagaaaattgaatatttattgGTAATGCTACTAATGTTCGGAGATTCTTCGCCTTGCTTCAAATTTTCCAGCAACCGCATAGCTTTCACGAACAAAAGATGAATGTCGAGCTCTTTCAGAAATAGTATGTTGCTCATTGTTTTCCAATTTGTCCTCCAAATTGAAACATACATCTCCAGCAACGAATTGAGCAAGATCCTGGACAAGGTCATGCATCACAAATTGGGATGAATTACGATTTGACTGTAGAAAAAATGACCTTGCTAATAATTCATAAAAGTATTCGGAGCCTATCTCCTCCATCTGCTTCTGTCTTTTTGCATGGGGCAAGAATCCCTCTCCCATCCACAACAAGACTAGTTTATCCACCTTGAATTCGTAATCCTTTGGAAATATAGAGCAATAAGCAAAGCAGTGCTTCAAATGAGAAGGaagatgatgataaaaaattccaatttagtaatgtgatgataaaaaaaatagtttataattATCGGAAGCATACATGTGTATTATGCTAACAATGGCGGAAGTTTGAAGGAATGTGAGTCTATCCCATGCCATAAATTGGCAAGGGCTTGATATTCTTGGAGTCCATGATGCAAGGTTGTATTAGGTTGCAAATAACAACCATTTATGAGTTAACAATATTTAcaacttaatttgaaatttgtaaaAGTGAACAACATATTACTTTAGGTTGATGGCCACACTCTAAACACATTAcaatgaaaatataagaaaatgctCTTCGCCTATAATATTACAACCTTGTCATTAGTAGAtcttaatatatgtataaaactTTGTAATGACTTCAATTTTCTCCATGTAGCATATGCATATagtgaaaatataagaaatgctAGGCCAgcttaaaagaattataaattCTTGAATAAAAAACCGTATTTAAGACTTTGTAAAGTGATTGCATACTTAAAAACTGTACTTGCTACAATGAAacctaagaagaagaaaaaagaaaagattgatACCAGAGTGAGAACGAAACTGCATAACTTTGCTGCATAAGAATTCAAAAGCCATGGCATATGTGAAGTGAGGGTCCAAGATACTGTAAATGATGATAGACCAAACAAGGCTCTTCAATCTTGATAGATTATATGTTTTTATGGAATATGAGGATTGCACTGGTTATACTTGGACTTAATATTAAGCATATCAACTTAAAAAACATGGGAACCTATCAGGCTTacttagaaataattttttcttttttcgaaAATAACATCTAACATTGAGGTCAAGAACACACCATAATTCGAATAGACCCTATTGAGAAACTTTTGATTTCacctgcatttttttttttccttcttcca
Proteins encoded:
- the LOC104881279 gene encoding putative disease resistance protein At3g14460, whose protein sequence is MGKVKSIGAEFYGECMNPFASLKELRFEDMPKWESWSHSNSIKEDVGAFPCLKRFVIKKCPKLIGELPKCLRSLVKLDVSECPELVCGLPKLASLHELNLQECDEAMLRGDEVDLRSLATLELKKISRLNCLRIGLTGSLVALERLVIGDCGGLTCLWEEQGLACNLKSLVVQQCAKLEKLPNELQSLMSLENLEIIGCPKLESFPEMSLPPKLRFLEVYNCEGLKWLPHNYNSCALEHLRIEKCPSLICFPHDKLPTTLKELFIGHCEKVESLPEGMIHRNSTLSTNTCLEKLTIPVGELPSTLKHLEIWGCRNLKSMSEKMWPSNTDLEYLELQGCPNLRTLPKCLNSLKVLYIVDCEGLECFPARGLTTPNLTRLEIGRCENLKSLPQQMRNLKSLQQLKIYQCPRVESFPEEGLAPNLTSLEIGDCKNLKTPISEWGLHALTSLSRLTIWNMYLPMVSFSNEECLLPTSLTNLDISRMRSLASLALQNLISLQSLHISYCRKLCSLGLLPATLGRLEIRNCPILKERFLKDKGEYWSNIAHIPCIKLDGEYIH